Proteins encoded together in one Streptomyces umbrinus window:
- a CDS encoding ABC transporter ATP-binding protein — MKPPSTTTAQPLLDVRDLKVTYAGGVAAVRGVNLTVNAGQKLGIAGESGCGKSTLALALLRLLPAGTRVTGEILLDGEDVLTMKWGRVRAVRWAGASIVFQGAMHSLNAVHRVGDQIAEPILLHRKATPAGARKKTGELLEQVGLPAARASAYPHELSGGQRQRVMIAMALACDPRLVIADEPTTALDVMIQAQILRLIQQLVSEQELGLVMISHDLAVLSDTCDRLAVMYAGRVVEEGPARQVYEDAQHPYGQALSAAFPRIGDAGSRFAPRGLPGDPPDPAALPSGCTFHPRCAVALDSCAAEDQALRAAAPDRRAACVHVGPVAVAEEARTT; from the coding sequence TTGAAGCCGCCGAGCACTACGACCGCACAACCCCTGCTGGACGTACGGGACTTGAAGGTGACGTACGCCGGAGGAGTGGCCGCCGTGCGCGGGGTCAACCTCACCGTGAACGCGGGCCAGAAGCTCGGCATCGCGGGCGAGTCCGGCTGCGGCAAGTCCACCCTGGCGCTCGCACTGTTGCGGCTGCTGCCGGCCGGGACCCGGGTGACCGGGGAGATCCTCCTGGACGGTGAGGACGTACTGACCATGAAGTGGGGGCGGGTACGGGCGGTCCGCTGGGCCGGTGCCTCCATCGTGTTCCAGGGCGCCATGCACTCCCTCAACGCCGTGCACCGCGTCGGCGACCAGATCGCCGAGCCGATCCTGCTGCACAGGAAGGCGACCCCGGCGGGCGCGCGGAAGAAGACCGGCGAACTCCTGGAGCAGGTGGGACTTCCGGCGGCGCGGGCGTCCGCGTATCCGCACGAGCTCTCCGGCGGCCAGCGCCAGCGCGTGATGATCGCCATGGCCCTCGCCTGCGATCCCCGCCTGGTCATCGCCGACGAACCGACAACCGCGCTCGACGTGATGATCCAGGCGCAGATCCTGCGGCTGATCCAACAGCTCGTCTCCGAGCAGGAGTTGGGGCTCGTGATGATCAGCCACGACCTGGCGGTGCTGTCCGACACCTGCGACCGGCTCGCGGTGATGTACGCCGGGCGGGTGGTGGAGGAGGGTCCGGCCCGGCAGGTGTACGAGGACGCCCAACACCCGTACGGGCAGGCGCTGTCGGCGGCCTTCCCGCGGATCGGGGACGCCGGATCGCGGTTCGCGCCGCGCGGGCTGCCCGGTGACCCGCCGGACCCCGCGGCCCTCCCGAGCGGCTGTACGTTCCATCCGCGGTGTGCGGTGGCGCTGGACTCGTGTGCCGCGGAGGACCAGGCGCTGCGGGCGGCGGCACCGGACCGCCGGGCGGCCTGCGTACACGTGGGGCCCGTGGCCGTGGCGGAAGAAGCGAGGACCACCTGA
- a CDS encoding ABC transporter permease, whose amino-acid sequence MTAEATPPLVGKTDGRAPAGPSARGPRARTTAGYPRYVAGKLGGAAVSLLAVLVTSFFLFRLIPGDPVKFMTGGRQVSAEQLAAYRREFGLDLPTWEQFTDYCGKALTGDLGTSYQFRAPVIDKITEALPNTLLLTGTSFVLYTALGIFLGTRAAWRNGRLGDRLNTGLALTLYSIPSFWLGLLLIIVFAVGIGPIPGLFPTGGMESGDEQGFAYVLDVAHHLVLPVVTLVAVEYGQTLLVTRSALLDEMGSDYLTTARAKGLRDDLVRRRHAVPNALLPTMTLIFINLGRTVAGVILVETVFSWPGLGGLFYQALSVPDLPLVQGLFFVFAAAVIVMNTLADLIYPLLDPRVGR is encoded by the coding sequence ATGACCGCTGAAGCGACACCCCCGCTGGTCGGGAAGACCGACGGCCGGGCCCCGGCCGGTCCGTCGGCCCGCGGACCGCGGGCGCGCACCACCGCCGGATATCCGCGGTACGTGGCGGGCAAGCTGGGCGGCGCGGCCGTCTCGCTGCTCGCCGTCCTCGTCACGAGTTTCTTCCTCTTCCGTCTGATCCCCGGCGACCCGGTGAAGTTCATGACCGGCGGGCGACAGGTCTCCGCCGAGCAACTCGCCGCCTACCGGCGGGAGTTCGGGCTCGATCTGCCCACGTGGGAGCAGTTCACGGACTACTGCGGCAAGGCGCTGACCGGCGATCTCGGCACGTCCTACCAGTTCCGGGCGCCCGTCATCGACAAGATCACCGAGGCCCTGCCGAACACGCTGCTGCTCACCGGCACGTCGTTCGTGCTCTACACGGCGCTCGGCATCTTCCTCGGCACACGGGCGGCCTGGCGCAACGGCCGGCTCGGCGACCGGCTCAACACCGGTCTGGCGCTGACCCTCTACTCCATCCCGTCGTTCTGGCTGGGGCTGCTGCTGATCATCGTCTTCGCGGTGGGCATCGGGCCGATCCCCGGTCTCTTCCCGACGGGCGGCATGGAGTCCGGCGACGAACAGGGCTTCGCGTACGTCCTCGACGTCGCCCATCACCTCGTCCTGCCCGTCGTGACACTGGTCGCGGTCGAGTACGGGCAGACGCTGCTGGTCACGCGCTCGGCGCTGCTCGACGAGATGGGCAGCGACTATCTGACGACCGCGCGGGCCAAGGGCCTGCGGGACGATCTCGTACGCCGTCGCCATGCCGTGCCGAACGCGCTGCTGCCGACGATGACGCTGATCTTCATCAACCTCGGCCGGACCGTCGCGGGCGTGATCCTGGTCGAGACGGTCTTCTCCTGGCCGGGCCTCGGCGGGCTCTTCTACCAGGCGCTGAGCGTGCCCGATCTGCCGCTGGTGCAGGGGCTGTTCTTCGTCTTCGCCGCCGCGGTGATCGTGATGAACACGCTCGCCGACCTGATCTATCCGCTGCTCGACCCCAGGGTGGGCCGATGA
- a CDS encoding SCO5717 family growth-regulating ATPase, with protein MNSDRDGIRGGWATPGDDQSDAESAVETTGEFTIDYAPPAWYTQNASGSSEGTSSAPVEEEEESGEAKVSDRSDATDGAGPANGADGADGADGAAAAGVPATPSVSPASVPSFAPGAPFAPPAAVPPPSAPVSPSSAPDGGPGAVPRLPVGSGFEPQAPAPVPPSAGPAGLPDLPNLQAPPVAPPDETEEDSGDIESGATMRISAVAVKREVSERAAASDEVTDADTDAQDSDENSDEAPETGVDAEVVEVAFGRESDDDDGVDDVDDVDGVDEGAEVAASEGVAAVSGQADASDEVEATDSNDAAAAADEDEDVVADDSSGVVELHQVDVDAEDSVDVTDAVPVADAEPQDAEPQDSEPSDAARETAADPDSEPEDAAPASQAEPQDSEPQDAGPQDAEPQDVVPEPAADVADAVQDTPPAWAPPPVPQGGLPPLPPSYQPAAPASAAQWPASAESEGGASSAEAPAQPSVPPQGQQPFQPQAPQPSPPAWPVAPGTPAAADAAPATASPAADVPPSAPASAAPTAPGQPGGYGFPQFSAPGTAPGPQDSIPRTTPEPQDSVPGAAPAAQTPPGFPQPGPTTAPPAQAPAPTPAPAPAQQNPAPAPQGGYGFPQSGPAAAQPTPPAPQTPQAPQDGYGLQQPGLPTPPQQPAPAQPTPAAPNTPAQAPGYGFPQQGTPAPSTPNAPGPQPGYGFPQQSAPAQSGPSAPAQPPAGYGFPPQGTPAPSTPNQPGPQPGYGFPQQGAAPAANPAAPHVPHQPAGAGAGYGFPPPGTETPNPPAQPGGYGFPQQPAAQAPAPAPQAQAPQTQQPPAPQQAAPPHQPVAQPPAAQPLPQQGQPHQQPVPHQPNTGAGQPGVPQPQAHQPQAHQAQGQPQAQQPQHQPGQQPPVDPRTGTAWPQPVQHDQRQPTNPGAPLGYTAAVELSSDRLLNNKKQKAKSGRPAAGSSRFKIGGKKEEAERQRKLELIRTPVLSCYRIAVISLKGGVGKTTTTTALGATLATERQDKILAIDANPDAGTLGRRVRRETGATIRDLVQAIPYLNSYMDIRRFTSQAPSGLEIIANDVDPAVSTTFNDEDYRRAIDVLGKQYPIILTDSGTGLLYSAMRGVLDLADQLIIISTPSVDGASSASTTLDWLSAHGYADLVSRSLTVISGVRETGKMIKVDDIVSHFETRCRGVIVVPFDEHLAAGAEVNLDMMRPKVREAYFNLSALVAEDIARHQQSQGLWTSDGNPPPVAAPPMPGQPLPGQPMPGQPAQGQPYPGQIPQQGQPPAQPGQPYPPQQPQQHPGQPYPQQPGAQPQHGHGAPPQPGGYPQPPQQQHAQPGQHAQPGHQGHPGAAPQGWQPQPGQQPGQPGQPQPGAPFQQPPAPVAPGQPFNPNAPAPAPGQQFQPGQPYQPPQADQGAQDPQAPQASQGQTPPPPPPHQ; from the coding sequence GTGAACAGCGATCGGGACGGGATCCGCGGGGGCTGGGCCACACCCGGCGATGACCAGTCCGACGCGGAGTCCGCCGTCGAGACGACGGGCGAGTTCACCATCGACTACGCCCCTCCCGCCTGGTACACGCAGAACGCGTCGGGGAGTTCGGAGGGGACTTCGTCGGCTCCGGTCGAGGAGGAAGAGGAGTCGGGCGAGGCGAAGGTCTCGGACCGGTCCGATGCGACCGACGGGGCCGGTCCGGCGAACGGGGCGGACGGGGCGGACGGGGCGGACGGGGCGGCGGCTGCGGGGGTGCCCGCGACACCCTCGGTTTCGCCGGCTTCCGTGCCTTCTTTCGCGCCTGGGGCTCCTTTTGCTCCGCCCGCCGCTGTTCCGCCGCCTTCTGCTCCTGTTTCCCCCTCCTCTGCTCCTGACGGTGGTCCGGGTGCCGTTCCGCGGTTGCCCGTGGGGAGTGGGTTCGAGCCTCAGGCCCCGGCTCCTGTCCCGCCCTCTGCGGGTCCTGCCGGTCTGCCTGATCTGCCGAACCTCCAGGCTCCGCCGGTGGCGCCTCCGGACGAGACCGAGGAAGACAGCGGAGACATCGAGAGTGGCGCCACCATGCGGATCTCCGCTGTCGCCGTGAAGCGGGAGGTCTCGGAGCGGGCCGCGGCATCGGACGAGGTCACCGATGCCGATACCGACGCCCAGGACTCCGACGAGAACTCGGACGAAGCCCCCGAGACGGGTGTCGACGCGGAGGTCGTCGAGGTGGCGTTCGGGCGTGAGTCCGATGACGACGACGGCGTGGATGACGTTGACGACGTGGATGGCGTTGACGAGGGAGCCGAGGTGGCGGCCTCGGAGGGCGTTGCCGCGGTTTCCGGTCAGGCCGACGCGTCGGACGAGGTCGAAGCGACCGACTCGAACGACGCGGCCGCCGCGGCCGACGAGGACGAGGACGTCGTCGCGGACGATTCCTCGGGGGTCGTCGAGCTGCACCAGGTTGACGTCGACGCCGAGGACTCTGTTGACGTCACTGATGCCGTGCCCGTGGCGGACGCCGAGCCCCAGGACGCCGAGCCCCAGGACTCCGAGCCGAGCGATGCGGCCCGGGAGACGGCCGCGGACCCGGACTCCGAGCCGGAGGACGCTGCGCCCGCGAGCCAGGCCGAGCCTCAGGACTCCGAGCCGCAAGACGCCGGGCCCCAGGATGCCGAGCCTCAGGATGTAGTGCCCGAGCCCGCCGCGGACGTGGCCGACGCCGTGCAGGACACGCCTCCCGCGTGGGCTCCGCCGCCGGTGCCGCAGGGCGGGCTTCCGCCGTTGCCGCCCTCGTACCAGCCTGCCGCGCCCGCTTCGGCCGCTCAGTGGCCCGCGTCCGCGGAGAGTGAGGGCGGGGCGTCTTCGGCGGAGGCTCCGGCCCAGCCGTCCGTACCGCCGCAGGGGCAGCAGCCCTTCCAGCCGCAGGCTCCGCAGCCTTCGCCGCCGGCCTGGCCCGTCGCGCCCGGTACTCCTGCCGCGGCCGACGCTGCTCCTGCCACCGCGTCTCCCGCCGCTGACGTACCCCCGTCGGCACCGGCCTCCGCTGCTCCGACGGCTCCCGGGCAGCCGGGCGGTTACGGATTCCCGCAGTTCAGCGCCCCGGGTACGGCTCCGGGTCCGCAGGACAGCATTCCCCGTACGACTCCGGAGCCCCAGGACAGCGTCCCCGGTGCGGCCCCTGCGGCGCAGACCCCTCCCGGCTTCCCGCAGCCCGGACCTACGACCGCGCCTCCGGCTCAGGCTCCCGCACCGACGCCTGCGCCTGCGCCTGCTCAGCAGAACCCGGCACCGGCCCCCCAAGGCGGCTACGGCTTCCCACAGTCCGGCCCCGCCGCCGCCCAGCCCACTCCCCCGGCACCCCAGACACCGCAGGCACCTCAGGACGGCTACGGCCTCCAGCAGCCTGGCCTTCCCACGCCTCCCCAGCAGCCCGCTCCGGCCCAGCCCACTCCGGCGGCGCCGAACACCCCGGCGCAGGCTCCCGGTTACGGGTTCCCGCAGCAGGGGACACCTGCACCGAGCACACCCAACGCGCCCGGCCCGCAGCCCGGTTACGGGTTCCCGCAGCAGAGTGCTCCGGCACAGAGCGGGCCCAGCGCACCCGCGCAGCCGCCCGCCGGTTACGGGTTCCCCCCGCAGGGGACACCTGCCCCGAGCACGCCCAACCAGCCCGGCCCGCAGCCCGGTTACGGGTTCCCGCAGCAGGGAGCCGCTCCCGCCGCGAACCCCGCAGCGCCGCACGTGCCCCACCAGCCGGCCGGAGCCGGAGCAGGCTACGGATTCCCGCCGCCCGGGACGGAGACGCCCAACCCGCCCGCCCAGCCGGGAGGTTACGGATTCCCGCAGCAGCCGGCCGCCCAGGCCCCGGCGCCCGCGCCCCAGGCGCAGGCCCCGCAGACCCAGCAGCCCCCGGCCCCGCAGCAGGCAGCCCCGCCTCACCAGCCCGTCGCCCAGCCGCCGGCCGCTCAGCCCCTCCCCCAGCAGGGGCAGCCCCACCAGCAGCCCGTACCGCATCAGCCGAACACCGGCGCGGGCCAGCCCGGCGTACCCCAGCCCCAGGCACACCAGCCTCAGGCCCACCAGGCCCAAGGCCAGCCCCAAGCCCAGCAGCCGCAGCACCAGCCCGGTCAGCAACCCCCCGTCGACCCCCGTACCGGAACCGCCTGGCCGCAGCCCGTGCAGCACGATCAGCGGCAGCCGACCAATCCGGGGGCGCCGCTCGGCTACACGGCGGCCGTGGAGCTGTCGTCGGACCGGCTGCTCAACAACAAGAAGCAGAAGGCGAAGAGCGGTCGGCCCGCCGCAGGTTCCTCCCGGTTCAAGATCGGTGGGAAGAAGGAGGAGGCCGAGCGGCAGCGGAAGCTCGAACTGATCCGTACGCCGGTGCTGTCCTGCTACCGGATCGCGGTCATCAGCCTCAAGGGCGGTGTGGGCAAGACGACCACGACCACCGCGCTCGGCGCCACGCTCGCCACGGAGCGGCAGGACAAGATCCTCGCCATCGACGCCAACCCGGACGCCGGCACGCTCGGCCGCCGTGTGCGCCGGGAGACCGGGGCCACGATCCGTGACCTCGTCCAGGCGATCCCGTACCTCAACTCGTACATGGACATCCGGCGGTTCACGTCGCAGGCGCCCTCCGGTCTGGAGATCATCGCCAACGACGTCGACCCGGCCGTCTCCACGACGTTCAACGACGAGGACTACCGGCGCGCGATCGACGTGCTCGGCAAGCAGTACCCGATCATCCTCACCGACTCGGGTACGGGTCTGCTCTACAGCGCCATGCGCGGCGTACTGGACCTCGCCGACCAGCTCATCATCATCTCGACGCCGTCGGTCGACGGTGCCAGCAGCGCCAGTACGACGCTGGACTGGCTGTCGGCGCACGGGTACGCGGATCTGGTGTCGCGGTCCCTGACCGTCATCTCCGGGGTGCGCGAGACCGGCAAGATGATCAAGGTGGACGACATCGTCAGCCACTTCGAGACGCGCTGCCGGGGCGTCATCGTCGTGCCGTTCGACGAGCATCTGGCAGCCGGTGCCGAGGTCAATCTCGACATGATGCGGCCGAAGGTGCGCGAGGCGTACTTCAACCTCTCGGCACTGGTCGCCGAGGACATCGCGCGGCACCAGCAGTCCCAGGGCCTGTGGACGTCGGACGGCAACCCGCCGCCGGTCGCCGCCCCTCCGATGCCGGGCCAGCCCCTGCCCGGCCAGCCGATGCCGGGGCAGCCCGCGCAGGGCCAGCCGTATCCGGGCCAGATCCCCCAGCAGGGCCAGCCGCCCGCGCAGCCGGGTCAGCCCTATCCGCCGCAGCAGCCCCAGCAGCACCCGGGTCAGCCGTACCCGCAGCAGCCCGGGGCCCAGCCCCAGCACGGGCACGGCGCCCCGCCGCAGCCAGGCGGCTACCCGCAGCCGCCTCAGCAGCAGCACGCCCAACCCGGTCAGCACGCTCAGCCCGGGCATCAGGGGCACCCCGGCGCCGCGCCCCAGGGCTGGCAGCCCCAGCCGGGCCAGCAGCCGGGTCAGCCGGGTCAGCCCCAGCCCGGCGCCCCCTTCCAGCAGCCCCCGGCCCCGGTCGCCCCCGGTCAGCCCTTCAACCCCAACGCCCCCGCGCCGGCCCCGGGCCAGCAGTTCCAGCCGGGGCAGCCCTACCAGCCCCCGCAGGCGGACCAGGGGGCCCAGGACCCTCAGGCTCCCCAGGCCTCGCAGGGTCAGACCCCGCCGCCTCCGCCGCCCCACCAGTAA
- the rpsO gene encoding 30S ribosomal protein S15, which yields MSLDAATKKQLITEFGQKEGDTGSPEVQVAMLSRRISDLTEHLKTHKHDHHSRRGLLILVGQRRRLLQYLAKKDIQRFRALVDRLGIRRGAAGAK from the coding sequence GTGTCGCTCGACGCCGCTACGAAGAAGCAGCTCATCACCGAGTTCGGTCAGAAGGAGGGCGACACCGGCTCCCCCGAGGTCCAGGTCGCGATGCTCTCGCGCCGTATCTCGGACCTGACCGAGCACCTCAAGACCCACAAGCACGACCACCACTCCCGTCGTGGTCTGCTCATCCTGGTCGGTCAGCGCCGTCGCCTCCTGCAGTACCTGGCGAAGAAGGACATCCAGCGCTTCCGTGCGCTGGTCGACCGCCTGGGCATCCGCCGCGGTGCGGCGGGCGCCAAGTAA
- a CDS encoding ABC transporter substrate-binding protein — protein MDTHDQYGARGTVLRLLAAAGAAALTLTVGLVTPLNPAPQQAEADGKKVLTVAVAQSVDSLSPFLAARLVSTSMHRLTYEYLTNYDPKDNHAVPGLATKWEPSADKLTWTYTIRDNSKWSDGKQATAEDAAWTFNTMMTDEGAATANGSFVANFKKVTAPSPTKLVIELKKPQATMAALDVPIVPKHVWEKVDDFSKFNNDKSFPVVGNGPFILTGYKADSYVRLKPNKSFWRGAPKFDELVFKYYKDGDAAVAALQKGEVSFVSGLTPAQAAALKGEADVTVNDAPGRRFYALATNPGARSKDGEKFGDGHASLLDQRVRQALFMAVDRRTVVDKVFQGHAEEGEGYIPPRFSTYYWQPTDGQKITYDPEKAAQLLKEAGYPKNGDGKLVGKNGKPVTYRVLCHATDPQDKAVGKYLQEWWGKLGIGVELDCRDNVSDPWLAGEYDLAFDGWSVNPDPDFVLSIHTCSALPATPKDIGATDNFICDKKFDELYAQQLAEYDPAKRAEIVKKMESRLYDTGYMNVMAYPNAVEAYRTDQIASITKMPEAAGNIYGQDGYWSWWSATPAAASESSDDSSQTGVIIGIVAGVVVLAGLGAFFAMRHRATAEDRE, from the coding sequence ATGGACACACACGACCAGTACGGCGCGAGAGGCACCGTCCTCCGCCTCCTCGCGGCCGCCGGCGCCGCGGCCCTCACCCTCACGGTCGGTCTCGTCACCCCGCTCAACCCGGCGCCCCAGCAGGCCGAGGCGGACGGCAAGAAGGTCCTGACGGTCGCGGTGGCGCAGAGCGTCGACTCGCTGAGCCCGTTCCTCGCGGCGCGTCTGGTCAGTACGAGCATGCACCGGCTCACCTACGAGTACCTGACCAACTACGACCCGAAGGACAACCACGCGGTCCCGGGTCTTGCCACCAAGTGGGAGCCGTCCGCGGACAAGCTCACCTGGACCTACACGATCCGCGACAACTCCAAGTGGTCCGACGGCAAGCAGGCCACCGCCGAGGACGCGGCGTGGACGTTCAACACGATGATGACCGACGAGGGCGCGGCCACCGCGAACGGAAGCTTCGTCGCGAACTTCAAGAAGGTCACCGCCCCGAGCCCCACGAAGCTCGTCATCGAGCTGAAGAAGCCGCAGGCCACCATGGCCGCGCTGGACGTGCCGATCGTGCCGAAGCACGTCTGGGAGAAGGTCGACGACTTCTCGAAGTTCAACAACGACAAGTCCTTCCCCGTCGTCGGCAACGGCCCGTTCATCCTCACGGGCTACAAGGCCGACAGCTACGTACGGCTGAAGCCCAACAAGTCGTTCTGGCGCGGGGCCCCGAAGTTCGACGAGCTGGTGTTCAAGTACTACAAGGACGGGGACGCGGCGGTCGCGGCGCTGCAGAAGGGCGAGGTGTCGTTCGTCTCCGGGCTCACACCCGCGCAGGCGGCGGCGCTGAAGGGCGAGGCGGACGTCACGGTCAACGACGCGCCGGGGCGTCGCTTCTACGCGCTCGCCACGAACCCGGGGGCGCGGTCGAAGGACGGCGAGAAGTTCGGCGACGGCCACGCGTCGCTGCTCGACCAGAGGGTCCGCCAGGCCCTGTTCATGGCCGTCGACCGCCGGACCGTCGTCGACAAGGTCTTCCAGGGCCACGCGGAGGAGGGCGAGGGCTACATCCCGCCGCGCTTCTCCACGTACTACTGGCAGCCGACGGACGGTCAGAAGATCACCTACGACCCGGAGAAGGCGGCCCAGCTCCTCAAGGAGGCGGGCTATCCGAAGAACGGCGACGGCAAGCTCGTCGGCAAGAACGGCAAGCCGGTCACCTACCGCGTCCTCTGCCACGCGACGGATCCGCAGGACAAGGCGGTCGGGAAGTACCTGCAGGAGTGGTGGGGCAAGCTCGGTATCGGCGTCGAGCTCGACTGCCGGGACAATGTGAGCGATCCCTGGCTGGCGGGCGAGTACGACCTCGCCTTCGACGGCTGGTCCGTCAACCCGGACCCCGACTTCGTCCTCTCCATCCACACCTGCTCCGCGCTCCCGGCGACGCCCAAGGACATCGGCGCGACCGACAACTTCATCTGCGACAAGAAGTTCGACGAGCTGTACGCGCAGCAGCTCGCCGAGTACGACCCCGCCAAACGGGCGGAGATCGTCAAGAAGATGGAGTCGCGGCTGTACGACACCGGGTACATGAACGTCATGGCGTACCCGAACGCGGTCGAGGCCTACCGCACCGACCAGATCGCGTCGATCACGAAGATGCCGGAGGCCGCGGGCAACATCTACGGCCAGGACGGCTACTGGAGCTGGTGGTCGGCGACTCCGGCCGCCGCCAGCGAGTCCTCCGACGACTCCAGCCAGACAGGCGTCATCATCGGCATCGTCGCGGGTGTCGTCGTCCTGGCGGGCCTCGGGGCGTTCTTCGCGATGCGCCACCGCGCCACCGCCGAGGACCGCGAGTAG
- a CDS encoding ABC transporter permease, giving the protein MTTTDPDEPTTTEAPPPAAPSEAPSPQKAGPRTLAWQRRRRSAARFWQRYRTHRAGVFGLAALALFALIALTAPLTVGSDVQSVTNAPGRPMESPSAEFPLGTDQFGRSLLGLVVWGSRVSLLVGLLAAVLSVAIGALIGITAGHFRGWYATVMMRITDWFLVMPTLVLAIALATVMSRSLGTIILAIGVTTWPTTARLVRAQTLGVESRPYIERARALGGGHWHVMSRHVLPNVMPLVLAQTTLIISSAILAEATLAFLGLGDPTVVSWGGLLQDAREAGAVSAGKWWYLVPPGVAIAVVALAFTLCGRAVESVLNPKLGVTR; this is encoded by the coding sequence ATGACGACGACGGACCCGGACGAGCCGACGACGACCGAGGCACCTCCCCCGGCGGCTCCCTCCGAAGCGCCCTCGCCGCAGAAGGCCGGTCCCCGCACCCTCGCGTGGCAGCGCCGGCGACGCTCCGCCGCCCGTTTCTGGCAGCGGTACCGCACCCATCGCGCCGGAGTCTTCGGCCTTGCCGCCCTCGCGCTCTTCGCGCTGATCGCGCTCACCGCGCCGCTGACCGTCGGCTCGGACGTGCAGAGCGTGACGAACGCGCCGGGGCGGCCCATGGAGAGCCCGAGCGCCGAATTCCCGCTGGGCACCGACCAGTTCGGGCGCAGCCTGCTCGGGCTCGTGGTGTGGGGATCGCGGGTCTCGCTGCTGGTCGGGCTGCTGGCGGCCGTCCTCTCGGTCGCGATCGGCGCGCTCATCGGCATCACCGCCGGGCACTTCCGCGGCTGGTACGCGACGGTGATGATGCGGATCACGGACTGGTTCCTGGTCATGCCGACGCTGGTCCTGGCGATCGCGCTCGCGACCGTGATGTCCCGCTCGCTCGGCACGATCATCCTGGCGATCGGTGTCACGACCTGGCCGACGACGGCACGGCTGGTGCGCGCGCAGACCCTCGGCGTGGAGTCCCGGCCGTACATCGAGCGGGCCAGGGCGCTCGGCGGGGGCCACTGGCACGTCATGTCCCGTCACGTCCTGCCCAACGTCATGCCGCTTGTCCTGGCGCAGACGACCCTGATCATCTCCTCCGCGATCCTCGCCGAGGCGACACTCGCCTTCCTCGGCCTCGGCGACCCGACGGTCGTCTCCTGGGGCGGTCTGCTCCAGGACGCGCGCGAGGCGGGCGCGGTCAGCGCCGGGAAGTGGTGGTACCTCGTGCCGCCGGGTGTCGCGATCGCCGTCGTGGCCCTCGCCTTCACACTGTGCGGGCGCGCGGTCGAGTCCGTCCTCAACCCCAAGCTGGGGGTGACCCGTTGA
- a CDS encoding DUF397 domain-containing protein — translation MAETEDKDVKARKEREKDELYALDISGVEWQSAPGTEEHEERVEIAYLPGGAVAMRSSLDPDTVLRYTEAEWRAFVLGARDGEFDLEPAPHNGGVSAE, via the coding sequence ATGGCCGAGACAGAGGACAAGGACGTCAAGGCGCGCAAGGAGCGGGAGAAGGACGAGCTCTACGCCCTCGACATCTCGGGTGTCGAATGGCAGAGCGCGCCGGGCACGGAGGAGCACGAGGAGCGGGTCGAGATCGCGTACCTGCCCGGGGGTGCGGTGGCCATGCGGTCGTCCCTCGACCCGGACACGGTCCTGCGGTACACGGAGGCGGAGTGGCGGGCCTTCGTGCTGGGCGCGCGGGACGGCGAGTTCGATCTGGAGCCGGCGCCGCACAACGGCGGGGTCTCGGCGGAGTAG
- a CDS encoding ABC transporter ATP-binding protein, translated as MTTTATVPSTLPAPSAPLLSAEGLHVTFPARRGDTTPARAVDGVDLDIRAGEIVALVGESGCGKTTLARSLLGLVPPTAGRVTFAGRPLDYSSRALKAYRKRVQLVLQDPSGSLNPRHTVYDAVAEGLRIHRYAGDEREAVGAALSRAGLRPPERFFLRYPHELSGGQRQRVVIAGALVLEPELIVADEPVASLDASVRGEILALLLRLRSELGLSALVVTHDLGLAWNIADRVAVMYLGRIVETGSVEDVLTTPQHPYTQALLSVLPEAPGDPIVLTGEPPDPSRIPTGCRFHARCQILATGEAERAGVADACRGEDLPVLDGGGGAQVACHWARAKAPL; from the coding sequence ATGACGACGACCGCGACGGTCCCCTCCACACTCCCGGCCCCCTCCGCTCCCCTGTTGAGCGCCGAGGGCCTGCACGTCACGTTCCCCGCCCGGCGCGGCGACACCACCCCGGCCCGGGCCGTCGACGGCGTGGACCTCGACATCCGGGCCGGTGAGATCGTCGCCCTGGTCGGTGAGTCGGGCTGCGGCAAGACGACCCTGGCGCGCTCGCTCCTCGGTCTCGTCCCGCCGACGGCCGGCCGCGTCACCTTCGCGGGCCGCCCCCTCGACTACTCCTCGCGCGCCCTCAAGGCGTACCGCAAGCGCGTCCAACTGGTCCTCCAGGACCCGAGCGGCTCGCTCAACCCCCGGCACACGGTGTACGACGCGGTGGCCGAGGGGCTGCGCATCCACCGATACGCGGGCGACGAACGCGAGGCGGTCGGGGCGGCACTCTCCCGGGCGGGACTCCGTCCCCCGGAGCGCTTCTTCCTGCGCTACCCGCACGAACTCTCGGGCGGCCAGCGCCAGCGTGTGGTCATCGCGGGCGCCCTCGTCCTGGAGCCCGAACTCATCGTCGCCGACGAGCCGGTGGCCTCCCTCGACGCGTCGGTACGCGGCGAGATCCTGGCCCTGCTCCTGCGACTGCGCTCCGAACTCGGCCTGTCCGCCCTGGTGGTGACCCACGACCTGGGCCTCGCGTGGAACATCGCGGACCGGGTCGCGGTGATGTACCTGGGCAGGATCGTCGAGACGGGATCGGTGGAGGACGTCCTGACGACCCCTCAGCACCCCTACACCCAGGCCCTGTTGTCGGTCCTCCCCGAGGCCCCCGGCGACCCGATCGTCCTCACCGGCGAGCCCCCCGACCCCTCCCGCATCCCCACCGGCTGCCGCTTCCACGCCCGCTGCCAGATCCTGGCAACCGGCGAGGCCGAACGCGCGGGCGTCGCGGACGCGTGCCGAGGGGAGGACCTACCGGTACTGGACGGAGGAGGCGGCGCACAGGTGGCATGCCACTGGGCCCGGGCGAAGGCGCCCCTTTAG